A section of the Primulina eburnea isolate SZY01 chromosome 1, ASM2296580v1, whole genome shotgun sequence genome encodes:
- the LOC140841347 gene encoding GCN5-related N-acetyltransferase 9 isoform X2 gives MKVSLVGERVILVPYMKDHVPKYHAWMQDPGILQATASEPLTLDQEYEMQLSWTQDTSKHTFIVLDKDLMVGDFIHGQPYTQAMVGDVNIFMNDLDDSHIAEIEIMIAESKSRCKGLAKESVLLMMASAVKIFGILIFRAKIGESNDASLNLFQKLEFKKTSYSEIFKEVTLELQITESKRRELLQLIGNATVTHS, from the exons ATGAAGGTGAGCTTGGTTGGAGAAAGAGTGATACTGGTGCCGTACATGAAAGATCATGTGCCCAAGTACCATGCGTGGATGCAAGACCCCGGCATCCTTCAAGCTACAGCATCTGAGCCTCTCactctggaccaagaatatgaAATGCAGCTTTCCTGGACCCAAGATACCTCAA AGCATACCTTCATAGTGCTGGACAAGGACTTAATGGTTGGAGATTTCATTCATGGGCAACCCTATACACAAG CGATGGTTGGTGATGTAAATATATTTATGAATGACTTGGATGATTCTCACATAGCGGAAATAGAAATAATGATTGCGGAAAGCAAAAG TCGTTGCAAAGGACTTGCGAAGGAGTCAGTCCTGCTTATGATGGCATCTGCAGTTAAAATTTTTGGCATTCTCATCTTTCGTGCAAAGATTGGAGAATCAAATGATGCTTCTCTTAATCTTTTCCAAAAATTG GAATTCAAGAAGACTTCGTATAGTGAGATATTCAAAGAG GTTACTCTTGAATTACAGATAACAGAATCCAAGCGCAGGGAACTGCTTCAGCTGATCGGTAATGCTACTGTTACTCATTCATAA
- the LOC140841347 gene encoding GCN5-related N-acetyltransferase 9 isoform X4, producing the protein MKVSLVGERVILVPYMKDHVPKYHAWMQDPGILQATASEPLTLDQEYEMQLSWTQDTSKHTFIVLDKDLMVGDFIHGQPYTQVLFSAMVGDVNIFMNDLDDSHIAEIEIMIAESKSRCKGLAKESVLLMMASAVKIFGILIFRAKIGESNDASLNLFQKLVIFDASLGIQEDFV; encoded by the exons ATGAAGGTGAGCTTGGTTGGAGAAAGAGTGATACTGGTGCCGTACATGAAAGATCATGTGCCCAAGTACCATGCGTGGATGCAAGACCCCGGCATCCTTCAAGCTACAGCATCTGAGCCTCTCactctggaccaagaatatgaAATGCAGCTTTCCTGGACCCAAGATACCTCAA AGCATACCTTCATAGTGCTGGACAAGGACTTAATGGTTGGAGATTTCATTCATGGGCAACCCTATACACAAG TGCTTTTTTCAGCGATGGTTGGTGATGTAAATATATTTATGAATGACTTGGATGATTCTCACATAGCGGAAATAGAAATAATGATTGCGGAAAGCAAAAG TCGTTGCAAAGGACTTGCGAAGGAGTCAGTCCTGCTTATGATGGCATCTGCAGTTAAAATTTTTGGCATTCTCATCTTTCGTGCAAAGATTGGAGAATCAAATGATGCTTCTCTTAATCTTTTCCAAAAATTG GTAATATTTGATGCTTCTCTAGGAATTCAAGAAGACTTCGTATAG
- the LOC140814045 gene encoding exopolygalacturonase-like, translating into MDSTKVNFFFWALLVTFSSLNYVHCGGKIFSVETYGAVADGKTDTTQALLKSWEGACASKGGIVSVPKGTYSVGDITFEGPCNGATHFRLEGTLTASNSHSSGRDSWIAFHNIHGFTLYGNGTFHGQGESSWGRLGDGTDGLRKTSLKLRIRKGIIKNIHSVDSKMFHIHVHDSDNLLLKNIHITAPEYSRNTDGIHIGNSNNVRIVKASIATGDDCVSIGSGNTKISVSGVVCGPGHGISIGSLGKYENERDVNGIVVRDCTFRNTDNGVRIKTWAPSKSTATLSDVKFINIRVENTKNPILIDQYYCSKSHCKHKGESSIKIRDVKFIGVKGKSASEVGVNVQCSGSYPCEDIEFRGLDLTMAGSGAPTTASCSNAGELFLGPRQVPSKCS; encoded by the exons ATGGATTCAACCAAGGTTAATTTCTTTTTTTGGGCTCTTCTTGTTACATTTTCGTCGCTTAATTATGTGCACTGCGGAGGCAAGATTTTCAGTGTTGAAACATATGGGGCAGTTGCAGATGGAAAGACCGATACCACCCAG GCGTTATTGAAATCTTGGGAGGGAGCATGTGCAAGTAAAGGAGGCATAGTCTCTGTCCCGAAGGGTACATATTCAGTGGGTGACATAACTTTTGAAGGGCCATGCAATGGGGCAACTCACTTTCGTTTGGAAGGAACGCTGACTGCTTCTAACAGCCATTCATCTGGTCGAGATTCTTGGATCGCATTTCACAATATCCATGGCTTCACGTTGTATGGAAACGGTACTTTTCATGGCCAAGGAGAATCGTCTTGGGGACGACTTGGTGATGGCACTGATGGTCTGCGTAAAACA TCTTTAAAGCTTCGGATCCGAAAAGGCATCATCAAGAACATCCACTCCGTGGACAGCAAGATGTTCCATATCCATGTCCACGATTCCGACAACCTGTTACTCAAGAACATACACATCACGGCGCCGGAATACAGCCGGAACACCGACGGAATCCACATCGGGAACTCCAACAACGTCAGAATCGTCAAAGCCAGCATAGCCACCGGGGACGACTGCGTGTCCATCGGCTCCGGGAACACAAAAATCAGTGTTTCGGGTGTGGTGTGCGGTCCGGGTCACGGGATCAGCATCGGAAGCCTGGGAAAGTACGAGAATGAGAGGGACGTGAATGGGATCGTCGTAAGAGACTGCACATTCAGAAATACCGACAATGGCGTCAGAATCAAAACATGGGCACCTTCGAAATCAACCGCAACTCTCTCAGACGTCAAGTTCATCAATATCCGAGTCGAGAACACCAAGAATCCAATCCTCATCGATCAATATTATTGCTCCAAATCCCATTGCAAGCACAAG GGAGAATCCAGCATAAAGATCAGAGATGTGAAATTCATAGGCGTGAAGGGGAAGTCGGCTTCGGAAGTCGGAGTAAATGTTCAGTGCAGCGGCAGTTATCCATGCGAGGATATCGAGTTCAGAGGGCTGGACTTGACTATGGCCGGCTCAGGTGCACCCACCACTGCCTCTTGCTCTAATGCCGGTGAACTGTTTCTTGGACCTCGCCAAGTTCCTTCCaaatgttcttga
- the LOC140841347 gene encoding GCN5-related N-acetyltransferase 9 isoform X3 has protein sequence MKVSLVGERVILVPYMKDHVPKYHAWMQDPGILQATASEPLTLDQEYEMQLSWTQDTSKHTFIVLDKDLMVGDFIHGQPYTQVLFSAMVGDVNIFMNDLDDSHIAEIEIMIAESKSRCKGLAKESVLLMMASAVKIFGILIFRAKIGESNDASLNLFQKLVTLELQITESKRRELLQLIGNATVTHS, from the exons ATGAAGGTGAGCTTGGTTGGAGAAAGAGTGATACTGGTGCCGTACATGAAAGATCATGTGCCCAAGTACCATGCGTGGATGCAAGACCCCGGCATCCTTCAAGCTACAGCATCTGAGCCTCTCactctggaccaagaatatgaAATGCAGCTTTCCTGGACCCAAGATACCTCAA AGCATACCTTCATAGTGCTGGACAAGGACTTAATGGTTGGAGATTTCATTCATGGGCAACCCTATACACAAG TGCTTTTTTCAGCGATGGTTGGTGATGTAAATATATTTATGAATGACTTGGATGATTCTCACATAGCGGAAATAGAAATAATGATTGCGGAAAGCAAAAG TCGTTGCAAAGGACTTGCGAAGGAGTCAGTCCTGCTTATGATGGCATCTGCAGTTAAAATTTTTGGCATTCTCATCTTTCGTGCAAAGATTGGAGAATCAAATGATGCTTCTCTTAATCTTTTCCAAAAATTG GTTACTCTTGAATTACAGATAACAGAATCCAAGCGCAGGGAACTGCTTCAGCTGATCGGTAATGCTACTGTTACTCATTCATAA
- the LOC140841347 gene encoding GCN5-related N-acetyltransferase 9 isoform X1 produces MKVSLVGERVILVPYMKDHVPKYHAWMQDPGILQATASEPLTLDQEYEMQLSWTQDTSKHTFIVLDKDLMVGDFIHGQPYTQVLFSAMVGDVNIFMNDLDDSHIAEIEIMIAESKSRCKGLAKESVLLMMASAVKIFGILIFRAKIGESNDASLNLFQKLEFKKTSYSEIFKEVTLELQITESKRRELLQLIGNATVTHS; encoded by the exons ATGAAGGTGAGCTTGGTTGGAGAAAGAGTGATACTGGTGCCGTACATGAAAGATCATGTGCCCAAGTACCATGCGTGGATGCAAGACCCCGGCATCCTTCAAGCTACAGCATCTGAGCCTCTCactctggaccaagaatatgaAATGCAGCTTTCCTGGACCCAAGATACCTCAA AGCATACCTTCATAGTGCTGGACAAGGACTTAATGGTTGGAGATTTCATTCATGGGCAACCCTATACACAAG TGCTTTTTTCAGCGATGGTTGGTGATGTAAATATATTTATGAATGACTTGGATGATTCTCACATAGCGGAAATAGAAATAATGATTGCGGAAAGCAAAAG TCGTTGCAAAGGACTTGCGAAGGAGTCAGTCCTGCTTATGATGGCATCTGCAGTTAAAATTTTTGGCATTCTCATCTTTCGTGCAAAGATTGGAGAATCAAATGATGCTTCTCTTAATCTTTTCCAAAAATTG GAATTCAAGAAGACTTCGTATAGTGAGATATTCAAAGAG GTTACTCTTGAATTACAGATAACAGAATCCAAGCGCAGGGAACTGCTTCAGCTGATCGGTAATGCTACTGTTACTCATTCATAA
- the LOC140841347 gene encoding GCN5-related N-acetyltransferase 9 isoform X5 — protein sequence MKVSLVGERVILVPYMKDHVPKYHAWMQDPGILQATASEPLTLDQEYEMQLSWTQDTSKHTFIVLDKDLMVGDFIHGQPYTQVLFSAMVGDVNIFMNDLDDSHIAEIEIMIAESKSRCKGLAKESVLLMMASAVKIFGILIFRAKIGESNDASLNLFQKLIYKIFPLPC from the exons ATGAAGGTGAGCTTGGTTGGAGAAAGAGTGATACTGGTGCCGTACATGAAAGATCATGTGCCCAAGTACCATGCGTGGATGCAAGACCCCGGCATCCTTCAAGCTACAGCATCTGAGCCTCTCactctggaccaagaatatgaAATGCAGCTTTCCTGGACCCAAGATACCTCAA AGCATACCTTCATAGTGCTGGACAAGGACTTAATGGTTGGAGATTTCATTCATGGGCAACCCTATACACAAG TGCTTTTTTCAGCGATGGTTGGTGATGTAAATATATTTATGAATGACTTGGATGATTCTCACATAGCGGAAATAGAAATAATGATTGCGGAAAGCAAAAG TCGTTGCAAAGGACTTGCGAAGGAGTCAGTCCTGCTTATGATGGCATCTGCAGTTAAAATTTTTGGCATTCTCATCTTTCGTGCAAAGATTGGAGAATCAAATGATGCTTCTCTTAATCTTTTCCAAAAATTG ATATACAAAATTTTTCCGTTGCCTTGTTAA